A single Novipirellula galeiformis DNA region contains:
- the ggt gene encoding gamma-glutamyltransferase, translating to MGTNESLTTTLTGQLNRRAAIRWTLAGLASTAVGNPAAAETATSDSPQEDLSRLPRQIDSTSKHPYAVATVHPLATRAAKNALVRGGNAFDAAIAAAVMLGVVDGHNSGIGGGCFILARSAAGELIAIDGRETAPGLAHRDMFVRDGVVDTSASKVGPLASALPGQVHALSKLSQLHGRISWEGGLREAAQVAREGFPIGTTTHSAITRAANRLRRFPASASLFLSAEDKIPKIGDRLRQPDLARTLESLAKDGTEWFYKGPFAIQCDRWMRDHGGLLRAADFANYTSLQRQPLRTRYRDWQIVGFPPPSSGGIHIAQMLMMLEGFDVKSIFAESPIGGLHLLTEVLRRAFADRAHWLGDSDFAAVPKGLLDPQYCRELAASIDLDRVSPVASHGTPPQAESDLFSRQHTTHLTTADVEGNWVAITSTVNTSFGSCVVIPGTGVVMNNQMDDFSMSPGTPNYFGLIGAEANAIEAGKRPLSSMSPTIVLDAAGQPRLTCGAAGGPRIISTVLQCIVRVLDLGMTVEQALSAPRVHHQWRPDRLMLEPQWGASTADQLRARGHKLSAPFQVGVGQAIEQAEPGVLSAATDPRV from the coding sequence ATGGGAACGAACGAGAGCTTGACCACGACTTTGACGGGGCAATTGAATCGACGCGCTGCGATCCGATGGACGTTGGCGGGACTGGCGAGCACCGCGGTCGGGAACCCCGCCGCTGCGGAAACAGCGACCAGTGACTCGCCGCAGGAGGATCTGTCGCGGTTACCACGACAAATCGATTCAACTTCGAAGCATCCTTATGCCGTCGCCACCGTGCATCCGCTCGCCACTCGCGCCGCGAAGAACGCGTTGGTGCGTGGCGGCAATGCGTTTGACGCGGCGATTGCCGCTGCGGTGATGCTTGGGGTGGTCGATGGGCACAACTCAGGCATCGGCGGTGGCTGTTTCATCCTCGCAAGATCCGCCGCAGGAGAATTGATCGCAATCGATGGACGTGAGACGGCACCTGGATTGGCGCATCGCGATATGTTCGTTCGCGATGGAGTCGTCGATACATCGGCGAGCAAAGTGGGGCCATTGGCGTCGGCGCTGCCTGGGCAAGTTCATGCGTTGTCGAAGCTGAGCCAATTGCACGGCCGAATCAGTTGGGAGGGGGGACTGCGTGAGGCTGCTCAAGTTGCACGTGAAGGATTCCCGATCGGAACCACCACGCACTCGGCGATCACGCGTGCGGCCAATCGACTGCGGCGTTTCCCCGCCAGCGCGTCACTGTTTCTGAGCGCCGAAGATAAGATTCCCAAGATCGGTGATCGATTGAGACAACCCGACCTGGCCCGTACCCTCGAGTCGCTTGCCAAGGACGGAACCGAGTGGTTTTACAAAGGCCCCTTTGCGATTCAATGCGACCGGTGGATGCGTGACCATGGCGGCTTGCTCCGAGCAGCGGACTTTGCCAACTACACCTCGTTGCAACGACAACCACTTCGCACCCGCTATCGGGATTGGCAAATCGTCGGATTCCCACCGCCGAGTTCGGGCGGAATTCACATCGCGCAAATGCTGATGATGTTGGAAGGGTTTGACGTCAAGTCGATCTTTGCCGAGAGTCCCATCGGCGGCCTACATTTGTTGACCGAAGTCCTGCGTCGCGCGTTTGCCGATCGCGCCCATTGGTTAGGAGATTCGGACTTCGCCGCGGTCCCCAAAGGCTTGCTTGATCCGCAATACTGCCGGGAACTGGCGGCCAGCATCGATCTGGATCGAGTCTCTCCGGTTGCCTCGCATGGCACGCCGCCTCAGGCCGAGAGTGATCTGTTCTCGCGTCAACACACCACGCACCTGACGACAGCCGACGTCGAGGGGAATTGGGTCGCGATCACAAGCACGGTCAATACGAGCTTTGGGAGCTGCGTTGTGATCCCCGGAACCGGCGTCGTCATGAACAATCAAATGGACGACTTCAGCATGTCTCCGGGCACGCCCAACTACTTTGGCTTGATCGGAGCGGAAGCCAATGCGATCGAAGCGGGAAAACGGCCGCTCTCGAGCATGAGTCCAACGATCGTGCTCGATGCGGCAGGGCAGCCGCGATTGACCTGTGGTGCTGCAGGCGGCCCCAGAATCATCAGCACCGTCTTGCAATGCATTGTTCGCGTTCTGGACCTGGGAATGACAGTCGAGCAAGCCTTGTCAGCACCGCGTGTGCATCACCAGTGGCGTCCCGATCGGTTGATGCTCGAACCACAGTGGGGAGCGTCCACCGCAGACCAACTTCGCGCACGGGGACACAAACTGTCCGCCCCCTTTCAGGTCGGCGTGGGCCAAGCGATCGAACAAGCGGAGCCAGGCGTCTTGTCCGCCGCAACGGACCCCCGCGTCTAG
- a CDS encoding orotidine 5'-phosphate decarboxylase / HUMPS family protein — MQPIVQISLDLTNIAEAIETAHLAIRAGVDWLEAGTPLILAEGLHGVRALRSEFPNVPIVADLKTMDGGYLEAEMMAGAGATHVVVMARAHEETVRCVVKAGKDFGVQVMGDNMVSDDMVAGAKWLEDLGCDFVIHHIGFDERRGIAARGQRMPSPLDQLREVCEAVKVPVQAVGGLSLEQAIQCPAYGAPLVVLGAPLTIDADSFKTADGDLESSLRLICDAVHSQRVGD, encoded by the coding sequence ATGCAGCCCATCGTTCAGATCTCACTTGACTTGACCAATATCGCTGAGGCGATCGAGACCGCGCACTTGGCGATTCGCGCTGGCGTCGATTGGCTCGAAGCCGGCACGCCGCTGATCCTGGCCGAAGGACTGCACGGCGTGCGCGCGCTGCGCAGCGAATTCCCTAATGTGCCGATCGTCGCGGATTTGAAGACGATGGACGGTGGCTATTTGGAAGCCGAGATGATGGCCGGTGCCGGCGCGACCCATGTCGTCGTGATGGCTCGCGCTCATGAGGAAACCGTCCGTTGTGTGGTCAAGGCCGGAAAGGACTTTGGCGTCCAAGTGATGGGTGACAATATGGTTTCCGATGACATGGTCGCCGGTGCGAAATGGTTGGAGGATCTCGGCTGTGACTTTGTTATCCATCACATCGGCTTTGATGAACGTCGTGGGATCGCCGCCCGAGGCCAGCGCATGCCAAGTCCGCTGGACCAACTTCGCGAAGTTTGTGAAGCGGTCAAAGTGCCGGTGCAAGCGGTCGGTGGGCTGAGTTTAGAGCAAGCGATTCAGTGCCCGGCTTACGGCGCGCCCTTGGTTGTGCTGGGCGCCCCGCTGACGATCGACGCCGACTCGTTCAAAACCGCCGATGGCGATCTGGAGTCGTCGCTACGCTTGATCTGCGATGCGGTGCACTCGCAACGGGTGGGCGATTGA
- a CDS encoding NYN domain-containing protein, with product MPDNSLDDSIALLIDADNAPAAKIDFIISELATYGVVNIRKAYGNWTKRALDGWIKVLHEYAIAPKQCFDLVKGKNAADMSLLIDAMDILYTKQVNTFGLVSSDCDFTPLVLRLREDGKQVIGFGRQTSPEAFVLACSHFIYLDEDDTSKTPQKKKENSLSSLKQNTKLINTLRSAVKDAADEDGWASLGPVGSYISNQGPFNHRTYGFPKLSDMFEAIDLFEIKKSKQAGRTAVYVRLRK from the coding sequence ATGCCTGACAACAGTCTCGACGACAGCATTGCGTTACTGATTGATGCGGACAACGCGCCGGCCGCAAAGATCGACTTCATCATCTCCGAACTGGCCACCTACGGCGTCGTCAATATCCGAAAAGCCTATGGAAACTGGACCAAGCGTGCGCTGGATGGTTGGATCAAGGTGCTGCATGAATATGCGATTGCCCCGAAACAATGTTTCGACCTGGTGAAAGGAAAAAACGCGGCCGACATGTCGCTGCTGATCGACGCCATGGACATCCTCTACACCAAGCAGGTCAATACGTTTGGTCTGGTTTCGTCGGACTGCGACTTCACCCCGCTGGTTCTTCGGCTGCGAGAGGATGGTAAGCAAGTCATCGGATTCGGCCGACAAACATCGCCGGAGGCCTTCGTGTTGGCGTGCAGTCATTTCATCTATCTGGACGAAGACGACACCAGCAAAACGCCGCAGAAGAAGAAGGAGAATTCGCTCTCCTCGCTAAAACAAAACACCAAACTGATCAACACGCTTCGGTCGGCCGTCAAGGACGCAGCCGACGAAGATGGTTGGGCATCGCTTGGCCCCGTAGGGTCTTACATTTCCAACCAAGGACCGTTCAATCACCGCACCTACGGTTTTCCAAAACTCAGTGACATGTTTGAGGCGATCGATCTGTTCGAAATCAAAAAGAGCAAGCAAGCTGGCCGAACCGCCGTTTACGTAAGGCTCCGAAAGTGA
- a CDS encoding exo-rhamnogalacturonan lyase family protein, translating into MKFCPPHSVFVTVVLSLSLLGIPGPVKSAGAEDSPQAPVIEHLSTQAVLAEEGSRWHVQVRFTTSAPAICYVTSGPSAAALKAGRPEIEALRNHRFDVAATIGQPHFIQVHGTAGERGFSSDVIEVAPPKPFPAGSGKRTEVPLTVRETAGVARNEPVTFGLPIPQGALGHPDSVALLDGKNAIAAQCRALVRWPDRTVKWLLVSGRVELKANQTKNLTLAFGGDVKPATDSAKSLLQESGNSMVVDTGKTRFVMDRKTGLGTIETANGLLSQLPQSRLTSTDGRVFMGKVESGTVEESGPQRVVILTRGHHLDEAGEPLFGFELRYFLHAGDPYVRVDHILQHDIVSADMKYGDEMKSFRSLDLVFGTETEGARVAIDENKKHSLAPGERLFQHESDAFSLPSGGTGTRSPGLATSGKLTVAVRDFWQQWPKAITAERGALALGLYPAIDSEDRYANRPNEHVLYFYLRDGNYTFRSGFEKRHELLIGPSTGEVQWDEIEGRVNEPLLVTASPDWYLGSGALAGLAAQNAPEFSAYDKMLADDTDGYVAQREENNWYGLMNFGDWWGERGGNWGNIEYDLQNAMLTQYFRTADKRFFDVAEDAARHNADVDVVHFAAGQKAGPGNARRVGQAWVHCMGHTGGYYPRDYMGMSIYAQGYAENEGHMWNQGNLAYWLLTGDQQVRRSALQLGDWLAGPNTIDFRYGNARVPGWMGIIAMSSYFATQDPYYLNAMHLIYEEVQEKADPQAGLWVHKLSRGHCNCEEPHYGEAGFMAGVMMTSLKYYYLATGDEEIAQRIVNIARWLVDNLYDAKSGNFRYTSCPLTGVASTSPLIIANGLAFAANQSRDRNLMRVAQETFLRGMIAAGTATRGKSLAYTTCSAPFALDEMAHFPGPTLAEEYHRNVEAALDPTRGILPSAVPNPDFEQHTDGWVARPGLKLTHSSEIRHSGVGAAKISGRSDKQNEYVVTRYASGPPWEILTLRPGKKMRLLLWLRIDQISEGAPAPTARLSTRSRGRTRQSFPTEPYDLTRLGEWQLLQTEFTVPAGTDAAYIAVGTHTKEPVEATLYLDDVNLVPADAPQSRDTYLWSLVEAEDAKRSGAVELIDEDLLDGWKFLATASGVKAGTATFTVNVPESASYPVRLRARNPANASDEAGSAAPMQVIVDGGEAIKLDVDSSSWKWFSLPEELTFDAGEHQIEIRFPENSGVQLHSMLIGGLPLQ; encoded by the coding sequence ATGAAATTTTGCCCGCCCCATTCCGTCTTTGTCACGGTTGTCTTGTCGCTTTCACTTTTGGGGATCCCAGGTCCTGTTAAGTCAGCTGGTGCCGAGGATTCTCCACAAGCACCCGTGATCGAGCATCTCAGCACGCAGGCGGTGCTTGCCGAAGAGGGTTCCCGTTGGCATGTGCAGGTGCGTTTCACCACCTCAGCACCGGCGATCTGTTACGTGACGAGCGGTCCCTCGGCCGCAGCACTCAAAGCGGGCAGGCCTGAAATCGAAGCCCTGCGCAACCACCGATTCGATGTTGCTGCGACGATCGGACAGCCCCATTTCATCCAAGTTCATGGCACGGCCGGAGAGCGGGGCTTTTCGTCGGACGTCATCGAAGTGGCACCGCCGAAACCCTTTCCCGCCGGATCCGGAAAGCGAACGGAGGTTCCCCTGACCGTGCGAGAAACGGCCGGCGTCGCTCGCAATGAACCGGTCACGTTTGGTTTGCCGATCCCGCAAGGGGCGCTCGGCCATCCGGATAGCGTTGCACTCTTGGATGGGAAAAACGCGATCGCCGCGCAATGCCGCGCGCTGGTCCGCTGGCCTGATCGCACGGTGAAATGGCTACTCGTCAGCGGGCGGGTCGAGCTGAAGGCCAATCAGACCAAAAATCTCACGCTTGCCTTTGGTGGTGACGTCAAACCGGCGACGGATTCCGCTAAATCCTTGCTGCAGGAAAGCGGCAACTCGATGGTGGTGGATACCGGGAAAACTCGTTTTGTGATGGACCGCAAAACCGGTCTCGGCACCATCGAAACCGCCAACGGACTGCTCAGTCAACTGCCCCAGTCCCGTTTGACCAGCACCGACGGACGCGTCTTCATGGGCAAAGTCGAGAGCGGCACGGTGGAGGAGAGCGGGCCGCAAAGGGTCGTGATTCTGACTCGTGGGCATCATCTCGACGAAGCGGGCGAGCCGCTGTTTGGCTTCGAGTTGCGGTACTTTCTTCACGCAGGGGATCCCTATGTCCGCGTCGATCACATTCTGCAGCACGACATCGTGTCGGCGGACATGAAGTATGGCGACGAGATGAAATCGTTCCGCTCGCTGGATCTCGTTTTCGGCACCGAAACGGAGGGAGCTCGTGTCGCGATCGATGAAAACAAAAAACACTCGCTTGCTCCTGGTGAACGTCTTTTTCAGCACGAGAGCGATGCCTTCTCGTTGCCCTCGGGCGGCACCGGAACTCGTTCGCCCGGGCTGGCGACTTCAGGCAAGTTGACCGTCGCGGTGCGAGATTTCTGGCAGCAGTGGCCCAAGGCGATCACCGCTGAAAGAGGGGCTCTGGCGCTGGGGCTCTACCCTGCGATTGACTCCGAGGACCGCTACGCGAATCGGCCCAACGAGCACGTCCTTTACTTCTATCTGCGTGACGGGAACTACACGTTCCGCTCTGGATTTGAAAAACGGCACGAACTTTTAATCGGTCCCTCGACGGGCGAGGTCCAGTGGGATGAAATCGAGGGCCGCGTGAACGAACCGCTGCTGGTAACGGCTTCACCGGACTGGTATCTCGGTTCGGGGGCACTGGCGGGTCTGGCGGCCCAGAATGCACCGGAGTTTTCGGCCTATGACAAAATGCTTGCCGACGATACCGACGGCTACGTCGCGCAGCGTGAGGAAAACAACTGGTATGGACTGATGAACTTCGGCGACTGGTGGGGCGAGCGAGGCGGCAACTGGGGGAACATCGAATACGATCTGCAAAACGCCATGCTGACCCAGTATTTTCGCACCGCCGACAAACGCTTTTTTGATGTCGCCGAGGACGCCGCCCGCCACAATGCCGACGTCGACGTCGTGCACTTTGCGGCCGGACAAAAGGCCGGTCCCGGTAACGCCCGGCGGGTCGGACAAGCCTGGGTTCACTGCATGGGACACACCGGCGGCTACTATCCCCGCGATTACATGGGGATGTCGATCTACGCTCAGGGCTACGCCGAAAACGAAGGGCACATGTGGAATCAAGGCAATCTCGCCTATTGGCTGCTGACGGGAGATCAACAGGTCCGTCGTTCCGCGTTGCAGTTGGGCGACTGGCTGGCCGGGCCGAACACCATCGACTTCCGCTACGGCAACGCCCGCGTTCCCGGTTGGATGGGCATCATCGCGATGTCATCCTACTTCGCCACCCAGGATCCTTATTACCTCAATGCGATGCACTTGATCTATGAAGAGGTCCAGGAGAAGGCCGACCCCCAAGCGGGATTGTGGGTGCACAAACTCAGCCGCGGTCACTGCAATTGCGAGGAACCCCATTACGGCGAAGCGGGATTCATGGCCGGCGTGATGATGACGTCCCTCAAATACTATTATCTCGCGACCGGTGACGAGGAGATCGCACAACGGATCGTGAATATCGCTCGTTGGCTGGTGGATAATCTGTACGATGCGAAGTCCGGTAATTTTCGCTACACCTCGTGCCCGCTGACAGGTGTCGCGTCGACCAGTCCGCTGATTATTGCCAATGGACTCGCCTTTGCGGCCAACCAATCCCGCGACAGAAATTTGATGCGGGTGGCGCAGGAGACGTTTCTGCGGGGCATGATCGCTGCGGGCACGGCAACCCGCGGCAAGTCGCTCGCCTACACCACTTGTTCGGCACCGTTCGCGCTCGATGAGATGGCGCATTTTCCCGGGCCTACGCTCGCCGAGGAGTACCATCGTAATGTCGAAGCCGCACTGGACCCTACGCGGGGAATTCTGCCCAGTGCCGTGCCGAATCCTGATTTCGAACAGCACACCGACGGTTGGGTGGCCCGTCCCGGCTTGAAATTGACCCATAGCAGCGAAATTCGTCACAGTGGCGTCGGAGCCGCCAAGATCTCAGGCCGCAGCGACAAACAGAACGAATATGTCGTGACACGTTACGCCAGCGGCCCCCCGTGGGAGATCCTGACGCTTAGACCCGGTAAAAAAATGCGTCTGCTTCTGTGGCTACGGATCGACCAAATCAGTGAGGGTGCGCCTGCCCCGACCGCGCGACTTTCCACGCGCAGCCGAGGCCGGACGCGGCAATCGTTCCCGACCGAGCCCTACGACCTGACGCGGCTCGGCGAATGGCAACTACTGCAGACCGAGTTCACGGTTCCCGCAGGGACCGATGCCGCTTACATCGCCGTCGGCACTCATACTAAAGAGCCCGTCGAAGCCACCCTTTATCTCGACGATGTCAATCTCGTGCCCGCCGATGCACCGCAGTCGCGCGATACTTATCTGTGGTCGTTGGTCGAAGCGGAAGACGCCAAACGCAGCGGTGCCGTTGAGCTCATCGATGAAGATCTACTTGATGGGTGGAAGTTCCTCGCCACCGCCTCCGGCGTGAAAGCAGGCACAGCCACCTTTACCGTCAATGTCCCCGAATCCGCCTCGTATCCGGTCCGTTTACGGGCCCGGAATCCCGCCAACGCCTCCGACGAAGCGGGCTCGGCGGCGCCGATGCAAGTCATTGTTGATGGAGGCGAAGCGATCAAGCTCGATGTTGACAGCAGTAGTTGGAAATGGTTTTCGCTTCCTGAAGAACTGACGTTTGACGCAGGAGAGCACCAGATCGAAATCCGTTTTCCCGAGAACAGTGGCGTTCAGTTACATTCCATGTTGATCGGTGGACTTCCGCTGCAGTAG